In Intestinibacillus sp. Marseille-P6563, a single genomic region encodes these proteins:
- a CDS encoding 4Fe-4S binding protein, protein MQQTKRRPRRAEVDESLCVACGCCVKVCPKAAIHVEKGIFAQVDPGLCVGCGLCAKACPASVIEIREVDA, encoded by the coding sequence ATGCAGCAAACCAAGCGCCGCCCCCGCCGGGCTGAGGTCGATGAAAGCCTGTGCGTTGCGTGCGGCTGTTGTGTGAAAGTGTGCCCCAAAGCGGCCATCCATGTGGAAAAGGGCATCTTTGCCCAGGTGGACCCCGGCCTTTGCGTCGGCTGCGGCCTGTGCGCCAAAGCCTGTCCCGCGTCGGTCATCGAGATTCGGGAGGTGGACGCATGA
- a CDS encoding 4Fe-4S binding protein, with protein sequence MNQKHWYDYLWIFSATYLILGFFNILFAWLGMLCFLIPLIIAIAGGNKAYCNRYCGRGQLFSLLGGRFGLSRKHNVPAFLKSKWFRYGFLTFFMVMFGLMLFNTYLVFAGSRDLGQVVTLLWTFKLPWHWAYHGTLFAPWVAQFAFGFYSVMLTSTVLGLITMVLFKPRSWCVYCPMGTMTQLICKAKNR encoded by the coding sequence ATGAATCAGAAGCATTGGTACGATTATCTCTGGATTTTTTCCGCGACCTATCTCATTTTGGGATTTTTCAACATCCTATTTGCCTGGCTGGGCATGTTGTGTTTTCTGATTCCGCTCATCATCGCCATTGCGGGCGGAAATAAAGCCTATTGCAACCGCTACTGCGGCCGCGGCCAGCTCTTTTCCCTGCTCGGCGGACGGTTCGGCCTGTCCCGCAAGCATAATGTACCGGCATTTCTCAAAAGCAAATGGTTCCGGTACGGATTTTTGACCTTCTTTATGGTCATGTTCGGCCTGATGCTGTTTAACACCTATCTGGTGTTCGCTGGCAGCCGTGACCTCGGTCAGGTCGTCACCCTGCTGTGGACCTTCAAGCTGCCCTGGCACTGGGCCTATCATGGCACGCTGTTTGCCCCCTGGGTGGCGCAGTTCGCGTTTGGGTTTTACAGCGTCATGCTCACTTCGACCGTGCTGGGACTCATTACCATGGTACTGTTCAAGCCGCGTTCGTGGTGTGTGTACTGCCCGATGGGCACCATGACCCAGCTGATCTGCAAAGCGAAAAACCGGTGA
- the trxA gene encoding thioredoxin: MSVLHITKNNFQSEVLESDRPVLIDFWASWCGPCRMVAPIIEEIAAENDRFKVGKIDVDAEPELAAQFRIMSIPTLIVMQGGKVVNQAIGARGKDDILSLIP; the protein is encoded by the coding sequence ATGTCTGTTCTCCATATTACCAAGAATAACTTCCAGTCCGAAGTGCTGGAATCCGACCGACCGGTCCTGATCGACTTCTGGGCAAGCTGGTGCGGCCCGTGCCGTATGGTTGCCCCCATCATTGAAGAGATCGCTGCCGAAAACGATCGCTTCAAGGTCGGCAAGATCGATGTAGACGCTGAGCCCGAACTGGCGGCACAGTTCCGCATCATGAGCATCCCGACCCTGATCGTTATGCAGGGCGGCAAGGTGGTCAATCAGGCCATCGGCGCTCGCGGCAAGGATGACATCCTCAGCCTGATCCCGTAA
- a CDS encoding Crp/Fnr family transcriptional regulator — MPLEQFFPVWDKLTPAQQQRLREAASLRQVPKGTVLHNGSADCVGLLVIRSGRLRAFMRSDEGKEVTLYRLFERDICLFSASCMLSSLQFDVVIEAETDAEMWVIPAGLYQQIMQESAVVANYTNELMATRLSEIMWRMDQILFKRFDSRLADFLLEESQIEQTDTLSITHEKIAAHMGTAREVVTRMLKYFQSEGMVRLARGVVELTDRKRLRDLAE, encoded by the coding sequence ATGCCGCTCGAACAATTTTTCCCGGTCTGGGATAAACTCACACCCGCGCAGCAGCAGCGCCTGCGCGAGGCTGCTTCTTTGCGTCAGGTGCCCAAGGGGACGGTGCTGCACAATGGCTCGGCCGACTGTGTTGGGCTGCTGGTCATCCGCTCCGGACGGCTGCGCGCCTTTATGCGCTCGGACGAGGGCAAGGAAGTCACACTTTACCGCCTGTTCGAGCGGGATATCTGCCTGTTTTCCGCTTCGTGCATGCTGTCCAGCCTGCAATTTGACGTGGTCATCGAAGCCGAGACCGACGCGGAGATGTGGGTCATCCCGGCGGGGCTGTATCAGCAGATCATGCAGGAATCGGCGGTGGTCGCCAACTATACCAACGAACTGATGGCCACTCGCTTATCCGAAATCATGTGGCGCATGGACCAAATCTTGTTCAAGCGGTTCGACAGCCGCCTGGCTGACTTTCTGCTCGAGGAAAGCCAGATCGAGCAGACCGACACCCTGTCCATCACCCATGAAAAGATCGCCGCCCATATGGGCACCGCCCGCGAGGTGGTCACACGCATGCTCAAGTATTTCCAGTCGGAAGGCATGGTGCGGCTGGCGCGCGGGGTGGTGGAACTCACCGACCGCAAACGGCTGCGCGATCTGGCCGAATGA
- the pepF gene encoding oligoendopeptidase F — translation MSQTLPARADVDVRFTWNLADIFPTDDAWRTELNRVRGQVEKLTAFQGRLGESGATLLKLFRLEDELSLSMDKLGNYARRKSDEDTRNPIYQEMSAQFMNLAVSMGEASAFETPELLAIPDEVLEGFFAAEPGLEHYRLAVQRVRRQKEHTLSKDCEALLAAAGPMSQAPDDIFSMLNDADMVFPDAVDTDGKPHPVTHGTFVPLLQSADRTLRQSAFQSLYSVYGQFRNTSAAILSSQMKQLQFFAAARHYPSALHASLDQTEVPVDIYHNLIAAVRENLPAMHDYVRLRKRLLGVEDLHFYDLYTPMVAGQDVKVDYEEAKQLALDALAPMGEDYLALLREGFQNRWIDVYENQGKRSGAYSAGAYGVHPYVLLNYTDTLDDVFTLVHEMGHALHSYLSNQKQSVTYANYVIFVAEVASTCNEALLMQHLLKTTTDKRRRAYLINHFLEQFRGTLYRQTMFAEFELWCSEQVRQGEALTAEALSAKYRQLNRDYYGEDIVLDDEIALEWARIPHFYYDFYVYQYATGFSAAIALSQRILREGKPAVDDYLAFLSGGCSADPVTLLKGAGVDMASPAPVSDALKLFAELTHELETLCAE, via the coding sequence ATGAGCCAAACCCTTCCCGCGCGCGCCGATGTGGACGTGCGCTTTACCTGGAACCTTGCCGATATTTTCCCCACCGACGACGCCTGGCGCACCGAACTAAACCGGGTGCGCGGTCAGGTCGAAAAGCTGACCGCCTTTCAGGGCCGTCTGGGCGAAAGCGGCGCGACCCTACTCAAGCTGTTCCGTCTGGAGGATGAACTGTCGCTCTCCATGGACAAACTCGGCAACTATGCCCGCCGCAAATCGGATGAGGATACCCGCAATCCGATCTATCAGGAAATGAGCGCCCAGTTTATGAACCTCGCGGTTTCGATGGGCGAAGCGTCGGCCTTTGAGACCCCTGAACTGCTCGCCATCCCGGACGAGGTGCTCGAAGGCTTCTTTGCCGCAGAACCCGGTCTGGAGCATTACCGTTTAGCCGTCCAGCGGGTACGCCGCCAGAAGGAACACACGCTTTCCAAGGATTGCGAAGCCCTGCTGGCTGCCGCTGGCCCGATGAGCCAGGCCCCGGACGATATTTTCTCCATGCTCAACGATGCCGACATGGTGTTCCCGGACGCGGTCGATACGGACGGCAAGCCCCATCCGGTCACGCACGGTACCTTTGTCCCCCTGCTGCAATCGGCCGACCGCACGCTGCGGCAATCGGCTTTCCAGTCGCTTTACAGCGTATACGGCCAGTTCCGCAACACCTCGGCCGCCATTTTGTCCAGCCAGATGAAGCAGCTCCAGTTCTTCGCCGCGGCGCGGCATTACCCTTCGGCGCTGCACGCCTCGCTCGACCAGACCGAAGTACCGGTGGACATCTACCACAACCTGATTGCCGCCGTGCGCGAAAACCTGCCGGCCATGCACGACTATGTCCGCCTGCGCAAGCGCCTGCTGGGCGTCGAGGACCTGCATTTTTACGACCTCTACACCCCCATGGTCGCCGGGCAGGACGTTAAGGTCGATTATGAAGAAGCCAAACAGCTGGCGCTCGACGCGCTGGCTCCCATGGGCGAAGATTATCTGGCCCTGCTGCGCGAGGGCTTCCAAAACCGCTGGATTGATGTCTATGAAAACCAGGGCAAGCGGTCGGGTGCGTACTCGGCGGGCGCCTATGGCGTACACCCCTATGTGCTTTTAAACTACACCGACACGCTGGATGATGTGTTCACGCTGGTGCATGAAATGGGCCACGCTCTGCATTCCTATCTGTCCAACCAAAAGCAGTCGGTGACGTATGCGAACTACGTGATTTTTGTCGCCGAGGTCGCGTCCACCTGCAACGAAGCGCTGCTCATGCAGCATCTTTTAAAGACCACGACCGACAAGCGCCGCCGCGCCTATCTCATCAACCATTTCCTCGAGCAGTTCCGCGGCACGCTGTACCGGCAGACCATGTTTGCCGAGTTTGAGCTGTGGTGCAGCGAACAGGTCCGCCAGGGCGAAGCGCTCACCGCCGAAGCGCTCTCGGCTAAGTACCGGCAGCTCAACCGTGATTACTACGGCGAGGATATTGTCCTCGATGACGAAATCGCGCTCGAATGGGCACGCATCCCGCATTTCTATTATGATTTCTATGTCTATCAGTATGCCACCGGATTTTCGGCCGCCATTGCGCTGTCGCAGCGCATTTTGCGCGAAGGCAAGCCCGCGGTGGACGATTATCTCGCGTTCCTGTCCGGCGGCTGCTCGGCCGACCCGGTGACGCTCCTCAAGGGCGCGGGAGTCGATATGGCCTCCCCGGCCCCGGTCAGCGATGCGCTCAAACTCTTTGCCGAGCTGACACACGAACTGGAAACCCTCTGCGCCGAATAA
- a CDS encoding PTS mannitol transporter subunit IICBA, producing MKNAIARFGKFLSAMVMPNIGAFIAWGFITALFIDTGWIPNANLASIQPFMLTYLLPVLIAAQGGKMVGGDRGRVMGAIAVMGCIAGVGGTEGQPMLMGAMIMGPLAGLVIKKFDQAMENRMPAGFEMLINNFSVGIFGMIMAIIGYYAIGPVMSTILSVLSAGVSFLVEHSLLPLVSIFLEPAKVLFLNNAINHGVFTPIGAEQVAEAGKSIMYMLETNPGPGLGVLLAYMFFSKDRVTKGSAPGAIIIHFLGGIHEIYFPYILMNPAVILAPIVGNMCSIFFFSMMDAGLNGPAAPGSIIAFTMMSPKSGILISWIGVAIATVVSFVIAAPIVKMAGAKNLNEAQDKMQQMKAQAKGQAIPAAGGAVHKIVFACDAGMGSSAMGATKFRNRIKEVRPDLIVTNTSVDNIPSDADVVVCQEILADRARACAPQAQLVTLANFLADPNLDALYDTLTWQNAPAATPAAAPAVPLDHTLLRAEGIQLGLASVSKEDAIRAAGRLLVEQGCVDESYIDAMLEREKLVTTYMGLGVAIPHGTSEEKARVKKSGVVLLQYPEGVDFGGEKAQLVFGIAGVGDEHLDLLASICTALEDEEVLHTLKTTNDPAYVLGCLQSGK from the coding sequence ATGAAAAACGCCATTGCCCGTTTTGGCAAATTCCTCAGCGCCATGGTCATGCCGAACATCGGCGCATTTATCGCCTGGGGCTTTATCACAGCCCTGTTCATCGATACCGGCTGGATTCCGAATGCGAATCTGGCGTCCATTCAGCCGTTCATGCTCACCTATCTGCTGCCGGTGCTCATCGCGGCACAGGGTGGTAAGATGGTCGGCGGCGACCGCGGCCGCGTCATGGGCGCCATCGCGGTGATGGGCTGCATCGCAGGCGTGGGCGGCACCGAAGGCCAGCCCATGCTCATGGGCGCCATGATTATGGGCCCGTTGGCAGGCCTTGTCATCAAAAAGTTTGATCAGGCGATGGAAAACCGCATGCCCGCTGGCTTTGAGATGCTCATCAACAACTTCTCGGTCGGCATCTTTGGCATGATTATGGCCATCATCGGCTATTATGCCATTGGCCCGGTCATGAGCACCATCCTGTCCGTGCTGTCGGCTGGCGTCAGCTTCCTGGTGGAGCACAGCCTGCTGCCGCTCGTGTCCATCTTCCTGGAGCCCGCCAAGGTGCTGTTCCTCAACAATGCCATCAACCATGGTGTCTTTACTCCCATCGGCGCCGAACAGGTCGCCGAAGCCGGCAAATCCATCATGTACATGCTGGAAACCAACCCCGGTCCCGGCCTGGGCGTGCTGCTTGCGTACATGTTCTTCTCCAAGGACCGCGTGACCAAGGGTTCGGCGCCCGGTGCCATCATCATCCACTTCCTGGGCGGTATCCATGAGATTTACTTCCCGTATATCTTGATGAACCCGGCAGTCATCCTGGCGCCCATCGTGGGCAATATGTGCTCGATCTTTTTCTTCTCCATGATGGATGCCGGTCTGAACGGTCCGGCCGCACCGGGATCGATCATCGCATTCACCATGATGTCGCCCAAGAGCGGGATTCTCATCAGCTGGATTGGCGTGGCAATCGCCACGGTGGTATCGTTCGTCATCGCGGCCCCCATCGTTAAGATGGCAGGCGCCAAGAACCTGAACGAAGCACAGGATAAGATGCAGCAGATGAAGGCCCAGGCCAAGGGCCAGGCCATTCCGGCTGCGGGCGGGGCGGTTCATAAGATCGTGTTTGCCTGCGACGCCGGTATGGGCTCGTCGGCCATGGGTGCGACCAAGTTCCGCAACCGCATCAAGGAAGTCCGTCCCGATTTGATTGTCACCAACACCAGTGTGGACAATATCCCGTCGGATGCCGATGTGGTCGTCTGTCAGGAGATTCTGGCCGACCGTGCCCGTGCCTGCGCGCCGCAAGCGCAGCTGGTGACGCTGGCCAACTTCCTGGCAGACCCCAATCTGGATGCGCTGTATGACACGCTGACCTGGCAGAATGCGCCCGCCGCGACGCCGGCTGCGGCACCTGCTGTACCGCTCGACCATACGCTGCTGCGTGCCGAGGGTATCCAGCTCGGTCTGGCGTCGGTTTCCAAGGAAGACGCCATTCGTGCGGCTGGCCGTCTGTTGGTCGAGCAGGGCTGCGTGGATGAGTCCTACATCGACGCCATGCTGGAACGCGAAAAGTTGGTCACTACTTATATGGGTCTGGGCGTCGCTATCCCGCACGGCACGAGCGAAGAAAAGGCGCGTGTCAAGAAATCAGGCGTGGTGCTGCTGCAATACCCCGAAGGTGTAGACTTTGGCGGAGAAAAGGCACAGCTTGTCTTTGGCATCGCCGGGGTGGGCGACGAACACCTCGACTTGCTGGCAAGCATCTGCACGGCCTTGGAGGATGAGGAAGTCCTCCACACCCTCAAGACCACAAATGACCCGGCCTATGTTCTGGGCTGCCTGCAATCTGGAAAGTAA
- a CDS encoding BglG family transcription antiterminator: MEQPTRLPRLSSNGSRLIRKLSELPPVWFTAAALGESVGVSRRTVMRELPGMEKWLAAAGFRLVRSPGQGIRLEEDESRRAALRVLLDGGQTALSRRERIDRLIALLFAEGGPVKTAYLAHQLQISEHTLSGDLDAAAAWLLARGVTLVRRAGVGVWLEGSPENLRRAIGVRLRPQLAQVDWRRFLSDRSAASPLELLDRDDMAAVVGVLQDWERKGRFCFSDSAFLSLVLHITLLAGQMRNQPSPQTAPTRQPGELLAALEQALGIRLPDGEAAYLDHCLQAACGKRDWDDPSEIHLQYLASVLIQGMERETGVELTGFSTLRDDLCAHLRPMLVRIQRGERIENPQLEPMRTQYPALWQAMRRVCDQAGQAASLPEIPDEEACFLAMHFGAVLEECERTRRRLRAVVVCPMGMATSRFLTSQLDREVPEITVERMCPMRGLDTDALRREGIDLIISTVPLQADLPHIVVGAVLQEKDRIQLRGIVEAFRARPDTPPRTQAAPQTDVRYAGALSACIVELLDNLVIQDVPTPRSRRDFIRYAARLFCDTPRGIQSVQAVLLRREGLGDTFLPPLRALLLHGKTDAVPGCRLGYLRPATPLAEAGAVIEGAIVMLAPAGPEPVWQQVMQEVSAILVDRPALLDALRAGDRAHAVRLLETDLSRRFCYELSRPLPPG, translated from the coding sequence ATGGAGCAGCCTACCCGCCTGCCCCGCTTATCCTCCAACGGCAGCCGGCTCATCCGTAAGCTGTCCGAATTGCCGCCCGTCTGGTTCACGGCTGCGGCGCTGGGCGAAAGCGTGGGCGTCAGCCGCCGCACAGTCATGCGCGAGCTGCCGGGCATGGAAAAATGGCTGGCCGCTGCCGGGTTTCGCTTAGTGCGCAGCCCCGGTCAGGGCATCCGCCTGGAAGAAGATGAATCCCGCCGCGCCGCCTTGCGCGTCCTGCTCGATGGCGGTCAGACCGCCCTGTCTCGCCGGGAGCGCATCGACCGGCTGATTGCCCTGCTGTTTGCCGAAGGAGGACCGGTCAAGACCGCCTATCTGGCCCATCAGCTGCAAATCTCCGAACACACCCTGTCGGGCGATCTGGACGCCGCAGCCGCCTGGCTGCTCGCCCGCGGCGTCACGCTGGTCCGCCGGGCCGGAGTGGGCGTCTGGCTGGAAGGTTCGCCCGAAAACCTGCGCCGCGCCATCGGCGTACGGCTGCGCCCCCAGCTGGCCCAGGTGGACTGGCGGCGCTTTTTATCCGACCGTTCGGCCGCTTCGCCTCTGGAACTGCTCGACCGGGATGATATGGCGGCTGTGGTCGGCGTTTTGCAGGATTGGGAACGCAAAGGCCGCTTTTGTTTCAGCGATAGCGCCTTTTTGTCTTTGGTGCTGCACATCACCCTGCTGGCCGGACAGATGCGCAACCAGCCTTCGCCCCAAACCGCCCCGACACGCCAACCGGGAGAACTGCTGGCCGCACTCGAGCAGGCGCTCGGCATCCGCCTGCCCGACGGGGAAGCCGCGTATCTCGACCACTGTCTGCAAGCGGCCTGCGGCAAGCGCGATTGGGATGACCCGTCGGAAATCCATCTGCAATATCTGGCATCGGTGCTCATCCAGGGTATGGAGCGCGAAACCGGCGTGGAACTGACCGGTTTTTCCACCCTGCGCGACGATTTATGCGCCCATCTGCGGCCCATGCTGGTGCGCATCCAGCGGGGTGAGCGCATCGAAAACCCCCAGCTCGAACCCATGCGCACCCAATATCCGGCGCTTTGGCAGGCCATGCGCCGGGTATGCGACCAGGCCGGACAGGCGGCTTCCCTGCCCGAAATCCCGGACGAAGAGGCCTGTTTTCTGGCCATGCACTTTGGCGCGGTGCTCGAAGAATGCGAGCGTACCCGGAGGCGGCTGCGGGCCGTGGTCGTCTGCCCGATGGGCATGGCGACCAGCCGTTTCCTGACCAGCCAGCTGGACCGCGAAGTGCCCGAGATCACGGTCGAGCGCATGTGCCCCATGCGCGGGCTGGACACCGACGCACTGCGCCGGGAAGGCATTGACCTGATTATTTCGACCGTGCCGCTCCAAGCCGATCTACCCCATATCGTGGTCGGCGCGGTCCTGCAGGAAAAAGACCGCATCCAGTTGCGCGGCATCGTGGAGGCCTTCCGCGCACGGCCCGATACCCCGCCCCGGACACAGGCGGCCCCCCAGACCGATGTGCGGTATGCCGGTGCGCTGAGCGCCTGCATCGTGGAACTGCTGGACAATCTGGTCATTCAGGATGTGCCCACGCCCCGCTCGCGCCGCGACTTCATCCGGTATGCCGCGCGGTTGTTCTGTGACACGCCCCGCGGCATCCAAAGCGTGCAGGCAGTTTTGCTCCGACGCGAAGGGCTGGGCGATACTTTCCTGCCGCCCCTGCGGGCGCTGCTGCTGCACGGCAAAACCGATGCGGTCCCCGGCTGCCGCCTGGGGTATCTGCGTCCGGCCACGCCGCTGGCCGAAGCGGGTGCTGTCATCGAGGGCGCAATCGTCATGCTGGCCCCCGCCGGGCCGGAGCCGGTCTGGCAGCAGGTCATGCAGGAGGTCAGCGCCATTCTGGTCGACCGCCCTGCCCTGCTCGACGCGCTGCGCGCCGGGGACCGGGCCCACGCCGTCCGCCTGCTTGAAACCGACCTGAGCCGCCGGTTTTGCTATGAATTGAGCCGCCCTCTCCCTCCGGGATAA
- the pfkB gene encoding 1-phosphofructokinase has protein sequence MIHTVTLNPALDKTVEIPDFTLDAVNRITAMRTDPGGKGLNVSKVIAKLGGTSTAVGILGGSTGRRIADAMDALGIPCAFTFVEGETRTNLKVIDRTRHTNTDLNEPGLTVTPALLDEMLARLTADLRPGDIVVLSGSLPKGAPVDTYATWTAACQKAGARVFLDADGEPLAHGLAAKPYLVKPNNHELSRLTGHSLETAEALLDAARGLIAQGVERVVVSMGGDGALFVGRDTAYHAEGLNVPVGSTVGAGDSMVAALAYAAEQGLSDADTVALAVATSAANVMCSGSQAAERSAIDALLPQVCSHTL, from the coding sequence GTGATCCATACGGTAACCCTAAACCCTGCGCTCGACAAAACCGTCGAGATCCCCGATTTTACGCTTGATGCGGTCAACCGTATCACCGCCATGCGCACCGACCCGGGCGGAAAAGGGCTGAACGTATCCAAAGTCATTGCCAAGCTGGGCGGTACCAGTACCGCCGTCGGCATTTTGGGCGGCTCAACCGGCCGCCGCATCGCCGACGCCATGGACGCGCTTGGCATCCCGTGCGCCTTCACCTTTGTCGAAGGAGAAACGCGCACCAACCTCAAGGTCATCGACCGCACCCGTCACACCAACACCGACCTCAACGAACCCGGCCTGACCGTCACGCCCGCCCTGCTGGACGAGATGCTCGCCCGGCTGACCGCGGACCTTCGTCCCGGCGACATCGTTGTGCTGTCGGGCAGCCTGCCGAAAGGCGCGCCGGTGGATACCTACGCCACCTGGACCGCTGCCTGTCAAAAAGCCGGTGCGCGGGTCTTTCTGGATGCCGATGGCGAACCGCTGGCCCATGGCCTTGCGGCAAAGCCCTATCTGGTCAAGCCCAACAACCATGAATTGTCCCGCCTGACCGGGCATTCGCTGGAAACAGCCGAGGCCCTGCTGGATGCCGCACGCGGCCTGATCGCTCAGGGCGTGGAACGTGTCGTGGTTTCCATGGGTGGGGACGGCGCACTGTTTGTGGGCCGTGACACCGCCTATCACGCCGAGGGACTGAACGTCCCGGTCGGCAGCACGGTCGGCGCCGGTGACAGCATGGTCGCTGCACTGGCCTATGCCGCTGAACAGGGATTAAGCGATGCAGACACCGTTGCTCTGGCGGTTGCGACCAGCGCTGCCAACGTGATGTGCAGCGGTTCGCAGGCCGCCGAACGCAGCGCGATCGACGCTCTGCTGCCGCAGGTATGTTCCCACACCCTTTGA
- a CDS encoding zinc-binding dehydrogenase has translation MKAKAVRLHAANDLRLDTFELPEIKDDEILVKVVSDSICMSTYKCAILGTGHKRVHPDVADHPAIMGHEFAGDIVKVGAKHADKFKPGMKFTLQPALNYKGTMWSPGYSYEFFGGDATYCIIPAEVMELGCLLEYTGRAYYEASLAEPMSCSIGAFNACFHTRMGVYEHEMGIRKDGKLALLAAAGPMGLGALTYALHRDVRPSLIVVTDINADRLARAAELFPVEEAAKDGIELHFVNTADLADPAATLRDIAGGDGFDDVFCYAPVAQVVELASDILGRDGCLNFFAGPTDRKFAAKLNYYDVHYNSTHVIGTTGGNTADMIESLDLTAAGRINPAVMVTHIGGLDAAAETTLNLPKIPGGKKLIYTHITMPLTAIADFRSKGAEDARFTALADIVDAHAGLWCPEAEEYLLANWVQQ, from the coding sequence ATGAAAGCAAAAGCCGTTCGTTTACATGCCGCCAATGACCTTCGCCTGGACACCTTTGAACTGCCTGAGATCAAGGACGATGAAATCCTGGTCAAGGTCGTATCGGACAGCATCTGCATGTCCACCTATAAATGTGCTATTCTGGGCACCGGCCACAAGCGCGTACACCCGGATGTGGCCGACCATCCGGCCATCATGGGCCATGAATTTGCTGGTGATATCGTCAAGGTCGGCGCAAAGCATGCCGACAAGTTCAAGCCCGGCATGAAATTTACCTTGCAGCCCGCGCTCAACTACAAGGGCACCATGTGGTCGCCCGGCTATTCGTATGAATTTTTCGGCGGCGATGCGACCTACTGCATCATCCCGGCCGAAGTCATGGAACTGGGCTGCCTGCTCGAATACACTGGCCGCGCCTATTATGAAGCTTCGCTGGCCGAGCCCATGAGCTGCAGCATCGGCGCGTTCAACGCCTGCTTCCACACCCGCATGGGCGTCTATGAGCACGAAATGGGCATCCGCAAGGATGGCAAGCTGGCTCTGCTGGCCGCCGCTGGCCCGATGGGCCTGGGCGCGCTGACCTATGCCCTGCACCGCGATGTACGTCCTTCGCTGATCGTTGTGACCGACATCAACGCCGACCGGCTGGCTCGGGCAGCCGAACTGTTCCCGGTCGAGGAAGCGGCCAAGGATGGCATCGAACTGCATTTTGTCAACACCGCTGACCTGGCTGACCCGGCCGCGACGCTGCGGGACATCGCAGGTGGCGACGGATTTGACGATGTGTTCTGCTATGCGCCGGTGGCGCAGGTGGTCGAACTGGCCAGCGATATTCTGGGCCGGGACGGCTGCCTGAACTTCTTCGCCGGCCCGACCGACCGCAAGTTTGCGGCCAAGCTCAACTATTACGACGTACACTACAACTCCACCCATGTCATCGGTACCACGGGCGGCAATACGGCGGATATGATCGAATCGCTCGATCTGACCGCAGCTGGCCGTATCAATCCGGCGGTCATGGTCACCCACATCGGCGGACTGGATGCAGCCGCTGAAACCACGCTCAATCTGCCCAAAATCCCGGGCGGGAAAAAACTGATCTATACCCATATCACCATGCCGCTGACGGCCATTGCCGATTTCCGCAGCAAGGGCGCCGAGGATGCACGCTTTACCGCTCTGGCGGATATCGTCGATGCGCATGCCGGATTGTGGTGTCCGGAAG